AAGATTTACCGCACGGGAGAGATGACCCTGCGGGCTTTGGATGATGTGTCTTTTTCCGTGAAGGCGGGAGAGTTCGTTTGTGTGATGGGACCCTCCGGCTCTGGCAAATCCACCATGATGAACATCCTGGGATGCCTCGACGTTCCCTCCCAGGGACGCTATATTCTGGACGGCGTCGATATCAAAAAACAAAATCGCTCGGAGCTGGCCCGGATACGAAACCGCAAGCTAGGCTTCGTTTTTCAGGGATTCAACCTTTTGCCTCGCGCCAACGCCATCGAAAATGTGGAGCTGCCGCTTCTGTATCGCAACATTCCGTCTCGGGAACGCCACAAGGCCGCTCTTGCCGCCCTTGAACGCGTAGGACTGGGAAACAGAGCGAGTCACAAGCCCAATCAGATGAGCGGGGGCCAGCAACAACGCGTGGCCATCGCTCGAGCGCTGGTAGGCAAGGCTTCGGTTATTTTAGCCGACGAGCCCACGGGAAACCTGGACACGAAAACCAGCGAGGAGATCATGCGCCTTTTTTCGGACCTGAACCAAGAGGGCATTACTGTCGTTCTGGTAACCCACGAGCCAGACATTGCTTTGTGGGGTAGTAGAACTTTGCGATTTCTCGACGGCAGACTTGTTGCCGACGAAAAATCGGTGGAGTCTAATTGACGTATCTGGACATACCCAGTAGAATTTAAAGCATGACATTCAACGCGAGGGTGGCGGAACTGGTAGACGCGCCAGACTTAGGATCTGGTACTTTTGGGTGTAGGGGTTCGAGTCCCCTCCTTCGCACCAAAAACAAATTCAAACCGATTGATTCAAGTATAAAAACTCCGTTTAAAACGGAGTTTTTGCTTTTCAAAAGTCTACCTGAGTATGCCCCAAGATGCTAAAATCTATTTGTGAGTTGTGCACAGACTAGTACACATTGAGAGTTTTATTGCTTATGTGTACAAAAATTATGAACTCAGGTCTGAACTGATGGGAATCGTTACGTGTTGTGACGTCAATGCGCTCCAATTGGGTGCTTAGATTTAGAAAGGGATACAAGTGGCTTTGGCTGAACTTCAAATACGTCACATTGTATTTCCCCCTCCCATGCCTCGAATTTCAAACGAGGATAATTACCACGATGCGGTTAAGCATCGAAGTAGGAATATAATAAAAATGGACTGAAAAATTTAACCCTTTGGTGTCACTATAAGGAGATGTATCGAATATGTGGACTCTGCTTATCAGGTGGATTTTTCTTTATTTCGTTTTATCTTCCATGCTACGCTTTGCGGCCTTGCGTGTCCCGATTGTACGGAATATTTCTATTTGACAACCTTTGATGCGGTGGAGAAATGGGTACGCTCTCATTTCCCACCGCTCACATTGTATAGTGAATCAAGATAAAAGGCCTGAAGTTAGAATAGTAAAAAGCCAGCATATCAAGGCATTTATGTGAAAAACATTTATGATTCTTAAATTAATTCGCTATACTCATGATAGACTTTCTTCAAAAAAAAGCCCAGGCATGCGGCGAGAATTCATTGTGGCGCAGCCACAAAATATCCCCAGACTCGTTCCTCATTCCCCGGGCAGAGAAAAATTTCCTCTGACGGATGGCGATGAATCAAAAGATTCTCATAGGGGTTTTGAGAGCTTCCATCGCATGCACCATGTAAAACATCCTTATCTCTGACACCCACGTGAAAGATGTCCATACTGGCTTCTATTCCCAGGAGATAATCATGAAACCCACCCCCCGGAACGCCAGGGTTAACATGAGACCACTCGGTGTGGGTGTATGTCGCATTCGTCAACTCGCTGCTGCTATACGGAGGCGTATAGGAAAAATCTCTTGCCATTTGAGGGTCACCGTCAAACGGTAGAATACACTCTCCGTTGCCATAGATTTTGAAGTTGATTGCGTAAAACAAAAACCACTGTTTCCCCCATCCAGGGAGGGAGAAGTTATTGTAAAGAGTACAGCCCTTTTGCGCAATCGTTTTCAACGTCGCCGAATGAGTCAAATTACTTCTGAATCGATCAGGTAATCTCATTTCTTGTCCTTTAAATACATCTAAATCGTGCATAAAGCCAGCCAGGTCTTTGTAACGCCGCTGCAAATGTAGTTGCTCTTGCAAAGTGACGGCTGCAGGAATTATCAGGGATCTGAGCCATAGAAAAATGTCCTCTGTAAATTGTACATAATCCTCCCATAAACGATCAAATTCATCGTTAAATTCTTCTTTAATCAAGTCGATAAGCAAGAAAAGGAACCAGGGGGCGTTTGGCCGTTTCCTTATGTCTTGCAAAACGTTATTGAAAACGTCCATCACCTTCTGCCGTTCGTTCACGCTCGTGCAATCACTTTGCAGCTGTTCGATATAGGATTGTACAGTCGGGGAATTAAGGTTTGCGGCAATTGGTTCATGACCCTTCAAGACATCCTTCAGGACCTGCCAGTAATTTCTGTTCATCAAAAACGCTTGCTCCCTGGAGTTCTCGGACGCCATACCGTTCCAACTTCCCAGGTTATTGTTCTGCAAGGCATTGTACAGATAGCGCCAGTAACGTTCAAGTTGTTGACGGAACGCGAATGTTACTATGCCCACTGGGTTCATATTCATAAAAAGCAACGTTTTCGCCACCGCAGCAGTAACTGCTGCATCTTGCACAAGCGGTTTAGCAGGGGTAAATTGCAGATAAGCATTATTAATTTCGCCCATTTCTATAGTCAGGGCGTTGTCTTTTTGAATCGTAAAGTTATTGTACGCTCGTGGGTCTGGATTAAAATGCCCCGCCAGGTTTAGCCGTAATTCTCCATGGAAAGCCTGACGAGAAAACATAATTTGGTCGATATTCCAGGCCAGCCGCCATTGAGTGCCATCACGCACCAATATTTGACGATTCGCGGCGGGCAAACACAATTTATCGCACCATTGATTGAGTCGAATGTCCAACGCATGCAACCCAGCGGCAGCGCTTGGGTCGCTAACAACATCTATCCATCCGCTGTCGGCGAGAGCAACACCGCTCATTCTGATGGTCAGCGTCCCCACAGCAGCCCCATACTGCGCCAGGCCCAGAAGCAACAACCAATTCGCTTCATCCTGACTGAGGGCAATTTCATGTTAGTCTTGCGGGGGTGTTTGATATTAGCCTGGCCGAGGGCGCAGCAAAAGGACTACTTGCGATGATAGTTTCAAGCATAATTGGTGCAAATGTAGCCAGAGTAGCATCTCAAGTTCTTATTGGATGGATTCCGATCATTGGAAATGCAGTTAATACAACGACGGCGGCGGGGATTACCGAAATGGTGGGTTGGCTGGCTGTTGAACATTTTTATAATGAGCACCATCAAACGGAGGCTAATTCCAGGGTAGAGGCATCCAAGGCCAAAAGGTAACAGGCGAATATGTCCATATCCCAAGGAGGCTAATCTTTCTGCCTTCTCGTATGTAGAGTGCAGCTTACGATTCAGGTAATTCTACATTCCCGAAAATTAGGTACCTTCGCATCTTGGTATCGATCCAGTTATAGCAACGAGTTCGATCTAGACAACGAAATCTAGACAACGAAATCGAGAGAAAAGTTGTTGTTGCAACGATTTATGGAAAACTGCGTCCAAATCAACATAAGGTATTTTCGACGCATTTATTGCATCTAAATTCACTGATACCAATGTATTTACATTGAAAACTTCGTTGCGAAAGTTGAGATACATCAAATAAAAGACGGCCCAACCATTCAAACACCATTACTTTCTTCCGTTTTAGATGGTTCCTCCCGTTCAATGTGAATTTGCATATACAAGCGGTCAAGTATTATTTTCATTTCAGAAGATGTTTTTTCATTAATAGCAAATACGATTTATCGTTTATTTCTATTGTTAATGTACGAACATCATCAAAAGAAAAACGGTTGTTATTTACGAATTTAAATATATTTTTTACATTGTCGAAAAATTCCATTATATAAACTCCTCTGTATAAACGAATAAAGTTTCCGCCCTCTCTCGGGTTCTTATTCTCCGATTATATGCTGAAAAATGATTTTTACGCAGACGCTTAATATTTTCCTCATGTTACCCTCTGTCAAATATCGCCCCGAACTCTGAACGCTATACTATAATTAAGAAGCAGAGTGTCAATGGGAACAAGGAAGAGAGGTTTAGTTATTGGATATCAGCAATATTGTGGAAAAATTGTGGACTACTGGAATAACGAATATTGCCGTTTTGTCGCTGGTTTCATATCAGGCTTACCGAGCCATCCGTACGGCGTGTTGTTAGGGGGTAGCGGGGCTGTTATTGATTCTTGGCTGTCTGCTATTGATTGATTTCAATGCCAGCACTGTCCGTGCACAAAGATAGAAGGGAGAAACGATTATGGGAATATTGAGCAGGTTTACAGACATCATGAGCGCGAACATCAATTCACTTCTTTCCAAAGTGGAGGCGAGCAACGCGGATAAGTTGCTGGAAAAATATATCAAGGACGCGAAGGATAACGTCGCCCAAGTGAAGGCGGAGGCGACCGCGGTGATCGCCGAAGAAACAGGGCTAGCTCGCAAGCTGGCCGACAATGAGGCGGAGTGCAAGAAGTACGAGAACTACGCCGCGGCCGCCGTCAAAAAAGGCAACGACGACGACGCCAGAAAGTTTTTGACTCATAAGAATCATCTGGAATCCGAAAGAGCGAACTTATCCACCCTATACGCTCGTGCCAAAGACAACAGCGGGAAGATGAGGCAACTGCTGAAAAAACTGACTGACGACATCTATGCCGCGGAGAGCAAGCTGGGCGAGCTGAAGCGGAATTTGGCCGTGGCGCAGCAGCAGGAGAAGCTGAACAAATTCGACGAAAAGTTCGGCAGTAGCCCCTTGAGCGGCGTGGACAGCTTGTTCGACGCGGTGCAGAAGCGGGTGGATGCTGCGGACGCCGCCGCGACTCTCGACAAAGAGTTCGTCAAAGGAGCGCGGGAAGTCGAGGATTTAGCGAAAAAATACGACGCGGCCACTCAGGAGGCCAAGGTTGATCTGGTGGAAGACCAGCTCGCCGCGTTGAAAGCCAGCCTCGGAAAACAATCGTAAGCGAGCCCGGAAAAAACGCGGAGGGGACAAGATGACAACAGAGGTTCATATCAATACCGAAACGTTCATATGCCAATCCTGTGGAGGCACTATGAAGTTCGACATCAAAAAGCAGGTATTCGCGTGCTCGGCATGCGGTAACGAGTACGACTTGCAGACGCTCTCCGACACTGTCAAGGAAAACGATTTCAGCTCATACCTGGAGCGCGAAAGGGCGACTATCCCGTTTCAGGGAATGGCGGTGGTTACCTGCCGACAGTGCGGCATGGAGATATCTTTTTCCGATGCGCAATTTTCGGCCACCTGCCCCATGTGCGGCTCCACTCAGGTCGCCGTGTCGAAGCAAAGCGCAGGGATTCCGCCGGACGGCGTCATTCCGTTCAAAATCGACAAACAAGACGCGCAGCAAAGGTTTAGGGCATGGGTAAAAAGCCGCTGGTTTGCCCCCAACGATTTCAAAAACAGATATTCCGAGGGCGGACTGGCCGGCTTGTTTCTTCCGTTTTGGACATACGACGCCTACGCCGTCTCCCGTTA
This genomic interval from Synergistaceae bacterium contains the following:
- a CDS encoding ABC transporter ATP-binding protein; amino-acid sequence: MTLRALDDVSFSVKAGEFVCVMGPSGSGKSTMMNILGCLDVPSQGRYILDGVDIKKQNRSELARIRNRKLGFVFQGFNLLPRANAIENVELPLLYRNIPSRERHKAALAALERVGLGNRASHKPNQMSGGQQQRVAIARALVGKASVILADEPTGNLDTKTSEEIMRLFSDLNQEGITVVLVTHEPDIALWGSRTLRFLDGRLVADEKSVESN
- a CDS encoding PspA/IM30 family protein, with the translated sequence MGILSRFTDIMSANINSLLSKVEASNADKLLEKYIKDAKDNVAQVKAEATAVIAEETGLARKLADNEAECKKYENYAAAAVKKGNDDDARKFLTHKNHLESERANLSTLYARAKDNSGKMRQLLKKLTDDIYAAESKLGELKRNLAVAQQQEKLNKFDEKFGSSPLSGVDSLFDAVQKRVDAADAAATLDKEFVKGAREVEDLAKKYDAATQEAKVDLVEDQLAALKASLGKQS